Proteins co-encoded in one Ponticoccus alexandrii genomic window:
- the ggt gene encoding gamma-glutamyltransferase has product MRFLTLMLAATSLSGAAFAQDAADAVAPEGASSGDLAAISPEVAAALEAKAAGQPVEAQEWIVAAANPHAVGAGADVLRAGGTAADAMVAVQTVLGLVEPQSSGLGGGAFLVWHDGETGEITTLDGREKAPLAATPQLFQNDAGEPLGFFDAVVGGRSVGVPGTPMLMYRAHEKWGTAEWSSLFDAATTLAEDGFAVSPRLASLVAEDTEYLGRFDSTAAYFLPDGQPLAEGSQLSNPDYANVLKRLAEEGPDAFYTGEIAQGIVDTVKAVEGNAGVMEMMDLALYDVVERDAVCADFRGFEVCGMGPPSSGALTVGQILGMMNALEPGTAEDADTWRVIGDASRLAFADRGRYMADSDFVPMPTAGLVDPGYLTGRAELLKTDKALTEVSPGEPEWDHAQLWADDQSIEFPSTSHISIVDQYGNALSMTTTIENGFGSRLMTDGFLLNNELTDFSFQSHSAGVPIANRVEPGKRPRSSMAPTIVRQDGAPVLVIGSPGGSRIIGYVAQAIVAHVDWGMDVQQAVAMPHAVNRFGTYDLEEGTPMAEMQGALEEMGFEVSVRDLTSGLHAISIGEDGLKGGADPRREGIALGE; this is encoded by the coding sequence ATGCGATTTCTGACACTCATGCTGGCCGCGACCAGCCTGTCCGGCGCGGCCTTCGCGCAGGACGCGGCGGATGCCGTCGCGCCCGAGGGCGCCTCCAGCGGCGACCTCGCCGCCATCTCTCCCGAAGTCGCCGCCGCGCTCGAGGCCAAGGCCGCGGGCCAGCCCGTCGAGGCACAGGAGTGGATAGTCGCCGCCGCCAACCCGCACGCCGTCGGCGCCGGGGCCGATGTGCTGCGCGCGGGCGGCACCGCCGCCGACGCCATGGTCGCCGTGCAGACCGTCCTCGGCCTAGTGGAGCCGCAAAGCTCCGGCCTCGGCGGGGGCGCCTTCCTCGTCTGGCACGATGGCGAGACCGGCGAGATCACCACGCTGGACGGTCGCGAAAAGGCTCCGCTGGCCGCCACGCCGCAGCTTTTCCAGAACGACGCAGGCGAGCCGCTGGGCTTCTTCGATGCCGTCGTCGGGGGCCGCTCGGTCGGCGTTCCGGGCACGCCCATGCTGATGTACCGCGCGCATGAGAAGTGGGGCACCGCCGAGTGGTCCAGCCTCTTCGACGCCGCCACCACGCTGGCCGAGGACGGCTTTGCCGTCTCGCCGCGCCTCGCCAGCCTCGTGGCCGAGGACACCGAGTACCTCGGGCGCTTCGACAGCACCGCCGCCTACTTCCTGCCCGACGGCCAGCCGCTGGCCGAGGGCAGCCAACTGAGCAACCCCGACTACGCCAACGTTCTGAAGCGGCTGGCCGAGGAAGGCCCCGACGCCTTCTACACCGGCGAGATCGCACAGGGCATCGTCGACACCGTGAAGGCGGTCGAAGGCAACGCCGGCGTGATGGAGATGATGGACCTCGCGCTGTATGACGTGGTCGAGCGGGACGCGGTCTGCGCCGACTTCCGCGGCTTCGAGGTCTGCGGCATGGGGCCGCCGTCCTCGGGCGCGCTGACCGTGGGCCAGATCCTCGGCATGATGAACGCGCTGGAACCCGGCACGGCCGAGGACGCCGACACATGGCGCGTGATCGGCGACGCCTCGCGCCTCGCCTTCGCCGACCGGGGCCGCTACATGGCTGACAGCGACTTCGTCCCGATGCCCACCGCCGGGCTGGTGGACCCCGGTTACCTGACCGGCCGCGCCGAGCTGCTGAAGACTGACAAGGCCCTGACCGAGGTCAGCCCCGGTGAGCCCGAATGGGACCACGCCCAGCTTTGGGCCGACGACCAGAGCATCGAGTTCCCCTCGACCTCGCATATCTCGATTGTCGACCAATACGGTAATGCGCTTTCGATGACGACGACCATCGAGAACGGCTTTGGCTCGCGGCTGATGACCGACGGCTTCCTGCTGAACAACGAGCTGACGGACTTCTCTTTCCAGTCGCATTCGGCGGGTGTGCCCATCGCCAACCGGGTGGAGCCGGGCAAGCGTCCGCGATCCTCCATGGCGCCCACAATCGTCCGGCAGGACGGGGCACCGGTGCTGGTGATCGGCTCGCCCGGCGGCTCGCGCATCATCGGCTATGTCGCGCAGGCCATCGTGGCCCATGTCGACTGGGGCATGGACGTACAGCAGGCCGTGGCCATGCCGCACGCGGTGAACCGCTTCGGCACCTACGACCTCGAGGAAGGCACCCCCATGGCCGAGATGCAGGGCGCGCTGGAAGAGATGGGGTTTGAGGTTTCGGTCCGTGACCTCACCTCGGGCCTGCACGCCATTTCCATCGGCGAGGACGGGCTGAAAGGCGGCGCCGACCCCCGCCGCGAGGGCATCGCGCTGGGAGAGTGA
- a CDS encoding 2-isopropylmalate synthase, which translates to MTDQDKNRVLIFDTTLRDGEQSPGATMTHDEKLEIAELLDDMGVDIIEAGFPIASEGDFRAVKEIAERSKQSVICGLARAQLPDIDRCWEAVKHAERPRIHTFIGTSPLHRAIPNLTQDEMAERIEQTVTHARNLTDNVQWSPMDATRTEWDYLCRVIEIAIKAGATTINIPDTVGYTAPRESADLIRRLIETVPGADEVVFATHCHNDLGMATANSLAAVEAGARQIECTINGLGERAGNTALEEVVMAMRVRNDIMPFSTGIDTKKIMHISRRVATVSGFIVQPNKAIVGKNAFAHESGIHQDGMLKNAETFEIMRPEDVGLSGTSLPLGKHSGRAALRAKLKDLGTEVGDNQLKDIFVRFKDLADRKKEVFDDDILALVSATTEGADAISLVNLSVTCGTGGPAKAEIELEIEGQDLTATCEGDGPVDASFKAVRELHPNKARLQLYQVNAVTEGTDAQATVSVRLEEDGVIATGQSADTDTVVASVLAYIQALNRLMVRRAKVGSGADKREISYKEL; encoded by the coding sequence ATGACCGACCAAGACAAGAACCGCGTGTTGATCTTTGACACGACCCTCCGCGACGGCGAACAAAGCCCCGGCGCCACCATGACCCATGACGAGAAGCTCGAGATTGCAGAGCTGCTCGACGACATGGGCGTCGACATCATCGAGGCGGGTTTCCCGATCGCCTCCGAGGGCGACTTCCGCGCCGTGAAGGAGATTGCCGAACGCTCAAAGCAATCGGTGATCTGCGGGCTGGCGCGGGCGCAACTGCCCGACATCGACCGCTGCTGGGAGGCGGTGAAGCATGCGGAACGTCCGCGCATCCACACCTTCATCGGGACCTCGCCGCTGCACCGCGCCATTCCGAACCTGACGCAGGACGAGATGGCCGAGCGGATCGAGCAGACCGTGACCCACGCCCGCAACCTGACCGACAACGTGCAGTGGTCGCCGATGGACGCGACGCGGACGGAATGGGATTACCTCTGCCGCGTCATCGAGATCGCCATCAAGGCGGGCGCCACCACGATCAACATTCCCGACACCGTGGGCTACACCGCCCCGCGCGAGTCCGCCGACCTGATCCGCCGTCTGATCGAGACGGTGCCGGGCGCCGACGAGGTGGTCTTTGCCACGCATTGCCACAACGACCTTGGCATGGCGACGGCGAACAGCCTCGCCGCCGTCGAGGCTGGTGCGCGCCAGATCGAATGCACGATCAACGGTCTGGGTGAGCGCGCGGGTAATACCGCGCTCGAAGAGGTGGTCATGGCGATGCGCGTGCGCAACGACATCATGCCGTTCTCGACCGGGATCGACACCAAGAAGATCATGCATATCTCGCGTCGTGTCGCGACGGTGTCCGGCTTCATCGTGCAGCCCAACAAGGCCATCGTCGGCAAGAACGCCTTTGCGCACGAAAGCGGCATTCACCAGGACGGCATGCTGAAGAACGCCGAGACCTTCGAGATCATGCGCCCCGAGGACGTGGGCCTTTCCGGAACCTCGCTGCCCTTGGGCAAGCACTCGGGCCGGGCCGCGCTGCGGGCCAAGCTGAAGGATCTGGGCACCGAGGTGGGGGACAACCAGCTCAAGGACATCTTCGTGCGGTTCAAGGATCTGGCCGACCGCAAGAAAGAGGTCTTCGACGACGACATCCTCGCGCTGGTCTCTGCCACGACAGAGGGCGCGGATGCGATCAGCCTCGTGAATCTCTCGGTCACCTGCGGCACCGGCGGTCCGGCGAAGGCCGAGATCGAACTGGAGATCGAGGGGCAGGACCTGACCGCCACCTGCGAGGGCGACGGGCCGGTCGATGCCTCGTTCAAGGCGGTGCGCGAGTTGCACCCGAACAAGGCACGGCTTCAGCTGTATCAGGTGAACGCGGTGACTGAAGGCACCGACGCGCAGGCGACGGTGTCCGTGCGGCTGGAAGAGGACGGCGTGATCGCCACCGGCCAGTCGGCGGATACTGACACGGTCGTGGCCTCCGTGCTGGCCTATATCCAGGCGCTCAACCGCCTGATGGTGCGCCGCGCCAAGGTCGGTTCGGGCGCCGACAAGCGCGAGATCAGCTACAAGGAACTTTAA
- a CDS encoding oligosaccharide flippase family protein codes for MTVFARLQGASLGARVMRSSLFTVGGFGASQVIRLASNLILTRLLFPEAFGLMALVTVFLVGLGQFSDVGVTPAILQSKRGDDQRFLDTAWTIQVARGAGLWLVACACAWPMAWAYGEPILTQMLPVAAFVLVINGFRPTRMVTANRHLMLGRVTLLDIGTQVGGITAAVLLAWWTHSVWALVISGIVGAALEVLLNSRFLPGPANRLQWERAAASELIGFGKWVFLATVCGFVFSQADKILLGRFAPLDLFGVYNIGYFWAAFPMMLGSMVVLKILIPIYRERPPAESRANFLKLRKMRMAVTGLLLSFTGLFALGSTWIVHTLYDARYHQAGAVAVLLACMQMPQIIVQTYDQAALAAGDSRRFFVLALVRATLMVLCILAGIQLAGLVGAILGIGAAYLLAYPVVVWLARRMGAWDPMHDMVYGLVAVLLALAAIQFNWGEIAALNESLP; via the coding sequence ATGACCGTCTTCGCCCGCCTGCAAGGCGCCTCGCTGGGCGCGCGCGTCATGCGCTCGTCGCTCTTCACGGTGGGCGGTTTCGGCGCCAGTCAGGTGATCCGGCTGGCCTCCAACCTGATCCTGACGCGGCTGCTCTTCCCCGAGGCCTTCGGCCTCATGGCGCTGGTCACCGTCTTCCTCGTGGGCCTCGGCCAGTTCAGCGACGTGGGCGTGACCCCCGCGATCCTGCAAAGCAAACGCGGCGACGACCAGCGTTTCCTCGACACCGCGTGGACGATACAGGTGGCTCGGGGGGCGGGACTGTGGCTGGTGGCCTGCGCCTGCGCATGGCCCATGGCATGGGCCTACGGAGAGCCGATCCTGACACAGATGCTGCCGGTGGCCGCCTTCGTGCTGGTGATCAACGGCTTCCGGCCCACCCGCATGGTCACCGCAAACCGCCACCTGATGTTGGGGCGCGTGACGCTTCTGGACATCGGCACGCAGGTGGGGGGCATCACAGCCGCCGTCCTCTTGGCGTGGTGGACCCACTCGGTCTGGGCGCTGGTGATCTCGGGCATCGTGGGCGCCGCGCTCGAAGTGCTGCTGAACAGCCGCTTCCTCCCCGGCCCCGCCAACCGCCTGCAGTGGGAGCGCGCGGCGGCCAGCGAACTCATCGGCTTCGGCAAGTGGGTCTTCCTCGCCACCGTCTGCGGCTTTGTCTTCAGTCAGGCCGACAAGATCCTGCTCGGCCGCTTCGCGCCGCTCGACCTCTTCGGGGTCTACAACATCGGGTATTTCTGGGCCGCCTTCCCGATGATGCTGGGCAGCATGGTGGTGCTGAAGATCCTCATTCCGATCTACCGCGAACGCCCCCCCGCCGAGAGCCGCGCCAACTTCCTCAAGCTGCGCAAGATGCGCATGGCCGTGACCGGCCTGCTGCTCAGCTTCACCGGCCTCTTCGCGCTGGGCAGCACATGGATCGTCCACACGCTCTACGATGCGCGCTACCATCAGGCCGGAGCCGTGGCGGTGCTGCTGGCCTGCATGCAGATGCCGCAGATCATCGTGCAGACCTACGACCAGGCAGCGCTGGCGGCGGGCGATTCGCGCCGCTTCTTCGTGCTGGCGCTGGTGCGCGCGACGCTGATGGTGCTTTGCATCCTCGCGGGCATCCAGCTGGCCGGGCTGGTGGGCGCGATCCTCGGAATCGGCGCCGCCTACCTGCTGGCCTACCCGGTCGTGGTCTGGCTGGCCCGCCGCATGGGCGCTTGGGACCCGATGCACGACATGGTCTATGGACTGGTTGCGGTGCTGCTGGCGCTGGCTGCGATTCAATTCAACTGGGGCGAAATAGCCGCCCTGAACGAGAGCCTGCCCTGA
- a CDS encoding cupin domain-containing protein produces MKSVQLAEKLAMVSSHRDPHVIADYNDNDVMVVKIQGEYPFHKHDTTDDFFFVLSGEMVMEYQDAAPQTVRAGELVVVPRGVVHRPRAETEVTVLLIEPKGEPNSGDSDREASMKPRI; encoded by the coding sequence ATGAAATCCGTTCAACTGGCTGAAAAGCTGGCGATGGTCTCGTCCCACCGGGACCCGCATGTCATCGCCGATTACAACGACAACGACGTGATGGTCGTGAAAATCCAGGGCGAATACCCCTTTCACAAGCATGACACCACTGACGACTTCTTCTTCGTCCTCTCGGGCGAGATGGTGATGGAGTATCAGGACGCCGCCCCGCAGACCGTGCGCGCGGGCGAGCTTGTGGTGGTGCCCCGGGGCGTCGTACACCGGCCCCGCGCCGAGACGGAGGTGACGGTGCTGCTGATCGAGCCCAAGGGCGAACCCAACTCGGGCGACAGCGACCGCGAAGCCTCGATGAAACCGCGAATCTGA
- a CDS encoding alkylphosphonate utilization protein, translated as MTPCALCKAEDTQPVTVGPKDHEVALCATCAAGVAEGPTDVPHWQCLNEAIWSTEPAEQVLAWRLLTALDAAWANDLLEIAYLEPEVLEWAQAGQPTGDAVVHRDCNGTVLQNGDTVTLIKALPVKGAGFTAKQGTAVRKISLEPDNAEHISGRVEGQRIVILTKFVKKS; from the coding sequence ATGACCCCATGCGCCTTGTGCAAGGCCGAAGACACACAGCCGGTCACGGTTGGCCCCAAAGACCATGAAGTCGCGCTGTGCGCCACCTGTGCGGCGGGCGTCGCCGAAGGGCCGACCGACGTGCCGCACTGGCAGTGCCTGAACGAGGCGATCTGGAGCACGGAACCCGCAGAGCAGGTCCTGGCCTGGCGCCTGCTGACCGCGCTGGACGCGGCCTGGGCGAACGATCTGCTGGAGATCGCCTATCTGGAACCCGAGGTGCTGGAATGGGCGCAGGCGGGTCAGCCCACCGGCGATGCCGTCGTGCATCGCGACTGCAACGGGACCGTGCTACAGAACGGCGACACGGTGACGCTGATCAAGGCCTTGCCGGTCAAGGGCGCCGGGTTCACCGCCAAACAAGGCACCGCGGTGCGCAAGATCTCGCTGGAACCAGACAACGCCGAGCACATCTCGGGCCGGGTCGAGGGGCAGCGCATCGTCATCCTGACGAAGTTCGTCAAGAAGTCCTGA
- a CDS encoding glycosyltransferase, giving the protein MTHDTPAGPVALSVILPASNEAALIGDCLAAVLASDWPGSQGAVETLVIANGCHDDTADRARAMQPAFAERGWPLKVLDRAEGGKLGALNAGDALASGPIRVYLDADVTISPPLLHQLAGVLSPDTPLYASGTVEIAAKGAVSRAYARFWRRVPFMVNGVPGCGLFAVNARGRARWGTFPDIISDDTFVRLSFAPEERRKVPAPYRWPIAEGLAALIRVRRRQDAGVRQIERDHPALLANDDKPPFPATKKLALALRDPLAFATYTAVALTVKLSPQSDQSWTRSR; this is encoded by the coding sequence ATGACACATGACACCCCGGCCGGGCCCGTCGCCCTGTCGGTCATCCTTCCTGCAAGCAACGAGGCGGCGCTGATCGGCGACTGCCTCGCTGCCGTTCTCGCTTCGGACTGGCCCGGGTCGCAGGGCGCCGTCGAAACCCTCGTCATCGCCAATGGCTGCCACGACGACACTGCCGACCGCGCCCGCGCCATGCAGCCAGCCTTTGCCGAACGCGGCTGGCCACTGAAGGTGCTGGACCGGGCCGAAGGCGGCAAGCTCGGCGCTCTGAACGCCGGCGACGCGCTGGCCAGCGGACCGATCCGCGTCTACCTCGACGCCGACGTCACCATCTCGCCGCCCTTGCTCCATCAACTGGCCGGGGTCCTGTCCCCGGACACCCCGCTCTACGCCAGCGGCACCGTCGAGATCGCCGCCAAGGGCGCGGTCAGCCGCGCCTATGCCCGCTTCTGGCGCCGCGTCCCGTTCATGGTGAACGGCGTGCCGGGCTGCGGGCTCTTCGCCGTCAACGCCAGGGGCCGCGCGCGCTGGGGCACCTTCCCCGATATCATCTCGGACGACACCTTTGTCCGCCTCAGCTTCGCGCCAGAGGAACGCCGGAAGGTCCCCGCCCCCTACCGCTGGCCCATCGCCGAGGGGCTGGCCGCCCTGATCCGCGTCCGCCGCAGGCAAGACGCCGGGGTCCGGCAGATCGAACGGGACCACCCCGCGCTGCTGGCCAACGACGACAAACCGCCCTTCCCGGCCACAAAGAAACTCGCCCTCGCGCTGCGCGACCCGCTGGCCTTCGCGACCTACACCGCCGTCGCGCTGACGGTGAAACTCTCGCCCCAAAGCGACCAAAGCTGGACCCGCAGCCGATGA
- the epsE gene encoding exopolysaccharide biosynthesis GT4 family glycosyltransferase EpsE: MTQGLRIGYIVPQFPGQTHIFFWREILALERMGHAVKVLSTRKPPAGLIAHDWSKQAMARTTYLGKVDPLHMVTGAARLPRALWPRLLGGGPAVMKDLALSLAAADRLRAQAAKHRLDHVHAHSCGRAALIAMLAHHLGGPRYSLTLHGPLSDYGAGQRLKWRDAGFATIITQRLLEEVHQTLPAEDLPERLIVRPMGVDTAVLERTTPYFAPEHGRPLRIFSCGRLNVVKGHQDLMTAARQLLDQGVDIRIEIAGEDDQGGDGFRKDLEEHLKKLRLQDHVKLLGAIDSGAVRAKLEEAHLFVLASWHEPLGVAYMEAMSMGVPTIGTDAGGVRELISDGSTGYLVEPKNPGQLARTIRTLAGDPDALMRLSVEGRAHVEAHFRASLGAEVLADEIARLKDAGGAPSA, encoded by the coding sequence GTGACGCAAGGCCTGCGTATAGGATATATCGTCCCCCAGTTTCCGGGACAGACGCATATCTTCTTCTGGCGCGAGATCCTCGCGCTGGAGCGGATGGGGCATGCCGTGAAGGTCCTGTCCACGCGCAAGCCGCCCGCCGGGCTGATCGCACACGACTGGTCGAAGCAGGCCATGGCGCGCACCACCTACCTTGGTAAGGTCGATCCGCTGCACATGGTGACCGGCGCTGCACGCCTGCCTCGGGCGCTCTGGCCGCGCCTGCTGGGCGGCGGACCCGCGGTCATGAAAGACCTCGCACTCTCGCTGGCCGCCGCCGACCGGCTGCGTGCGCAGGCGGCGAAGCACCGGCTGGATCACGTCCACGCGCATTCCTGTGGGCGCGCCGCGCTGATCGCCATGCTGGCGCATCACCTTGGCGGGCCGCGCTATTCGCTGACCCTGCACGGGCCGCTGTCGGACTACGGCGCGGGCCAGCGGCTGAAGTGGCGGGATGCGGGCTTTGCCACGATCATCACCCAGCGCCTGCTGGAAGAGGTGCATCAGACCCTGCCCGCCGAGGACCTCCCCGAGCGGCTGATCGTGCGGCCCATGGGTGTCGACACGGCGGTGCTGGAGCGGACGACGCCCTATTTCGCGCCCGAGCACGGGCGGCCTCTGCGGATCTTTTCCTGCGGGCGGCTGAACGTTGTGAAGGGGCATCAGGACCTGATGACCGCGGCGCGGCAGTTGCTGGATCAGGGCGTCGACATCCGCATCGAGATCGCCGGAGAGGACGATCAGGGCGGCGACGGCTTCCGCAAGGATCTGGAAGAGCACCTGAAGAAGCTGCGCCTGCAGGATCACGTCAAACTTTTGGGCGCCATCGATTCCGGTGCCGTGCGGGCCAAGCTGGAAGAGGCGCATCTCTTCGTGCTGGCCTCGTGGCACGAGCCGCTGGGCGTCGCCTACATGGAGGCGATGTCCATGGGCGTGCCGACCATCGGCACAGATGCGGGCGGTGTGCGGGAGCTGATCTCGGACGGCTCGACGGGTTACTTGGTGGAACCCAAGAACCCCGGGCAGCTGGCGCGGACGATCCGCACGCTGGCGGGCGACCCGGACGCGCTGATGCGCCTGTCGGTCGAAGGCCGCGCCCATGTCGAGGCGCATTTCCGCGCCTCGCTGGGGGCCGAGGTTCTGGCGGACGAGATCGCGCGGTTGAAGGATGCGGGCGGGGCGCCGTCGGCCTGA